The sequence CATCTTATCCATAAATTTTTGTTGGTTCTCCCTTTGcagtttccaccacttaatcttagtctccactTGTGGTGTTCATTTTCTTATACatctcctacttcgaaaatcaagcaccactactctatgttgggtggtcgtactctcaccagggatcaccttataatcaatataactctttctccaagcactccttactaggaAGAAATCAaattggctcgcattaccgccactacGATAAGTCGCTAAGTGGGAGGTTCTTTTCGTAAACCAAGTGTTcgtgatactcaagtcataggttGATGCGAATTACAGagtatcatttcctgcttcatttcTATCTCCAAAACCAAAACCTCCATGAACACTTTGATAGGTTCATACTTGACCCTAATAAACATACCATGTGTGATTGAAAAAGGGCTAATTGGGATAATTAAATGTATAAAATGAGGACTAAAAGGCTTTTTGTGCAGATCATAAATGACAAGACGAAAAAGCTGCCATGCAACCTGTTTTGCAAGAGAAAAGTTGAAAGAGACTCGTCGGACTGATGGGTAAAAGCGAGAAGCGCTGAGGACGGCAGAATAGGGAGGCGGTAGCAGGGATGGACCAAGCAACATGATGAAAAATTCCAGACCTTAAGTGTTCAAGTGTCCAAAGTCAACACCAATTTATGAAGAACAATTTCACTTTTTCTGAACAATCTACTTTTgtaataatctttttatattttgtacCTTTCCTCCTTATTTATAGCGGACAAGTAGGAGGAGGAAAGGAGGTACCTTTTTGGAGAGCCAAAGCTTCGTCTCTTTAAGGAGAACTCTCTGATATTTTAACCTAACTCCATTGATGAggagttattgcatattttGTGGCTGTTCACTCTATACCGTGAGTGAGTAGTCGATTGAATGAGCTAAGCCAGCCAAGGGCTGGAGCTGTAAGTTTTCTTaacttatttatgaatgaatgtggTTTATACCTTGGGTATTTAATGATGCTTTTCATGTATGTTTCATTAACTGTTATCTAAGTATTTATGAATGATGGGAGACTGCTTTCATACTCACGGATCTATCATTGAACATGTAAAATCAGAAATAGAAATATAATGGTTttatatcaagggttttctgaAAATGAAATGCTGCTTATTgtttaatgcaagaaagaaccactTTTGGGGACGCTTGAATGTGTAGTAAATCTTAGAATCtcaagaacacacgagagttgacttgaGTGAACctaaagcagagaccttgaccACATCATAttacattcatgaataaataggcaAAAGTTATACTGCAAGCTCCCTGTTCCTGCTAGGCTTAGCTTGTTCCACCTTTTTATTGTGATAAATCATTATTTTCTGATCGCACCTTTTGAAGATCTGTTATTTTTAGATTGTTCTAATCAAATCATATGAAACTCATTTCCAACTGAAAGAAAGAAGTTACTGTTACTACAAACACCCTGCTCTATAAGGTTTTTCTGCTAAAATTATtcatcaatccctgaggagaacgatactctacttaccgAGATATTACTTGTACCTAGTGCACTTGTTAGAGTCTACTTTTAGGACAacacactctcaaacccatgtCGCCTAGAACCCACATGTCCATTGAGATCTCTTTTAACTCAACCCAAACATAAAAATGTAAAtacaaatattataattataatattgaACTTATACGATATAAATCCATTATTCTTATAAAATAGACccattaaaagaaataaatagctaaaaacaaaaatagtaaggataaaaataaaataagcaaAATTACTTTGGATGAtgactttattttttttctattattggattaattttctatCTCATCATCCAATGTTGAAAACAACAAAGTAATggttattttgtcaaaaaaaaaagtaaccatATCTTGCACTTAATTTTTTATTCGGACTTATATGATGTTTTACGAGATAATAGCCAAATTTGACTGTAATTTTGTCAGAGAAATACATATTCGATCCTAAGttatgaaattgtataaatttattcctaatatttccaactaaaatcaattttaccccaTACTTATCGAAATTTGAAAATGTTAATTTGACTATTACTACTTAATTATCACATCAGAcattccaaacatcaattatgtctaaggtATTTAATGTCATTAGCACAATTACAAAGAATCTATTAAAATGCTAATAATTAATTCTACCGCATATaagttaattataaatttttttgtcagtgtaaaatgtttactatattattaatatagtttcAAATAACTAACAAAAAATTTGTAAGAAACTGCTTCAGTTCAATAAACGTGTTTGGAAGATCTGATATGACTGTTAAATCAGTtcgttcaaattttctattagataTAAGTAAaactgaacttgtttaaaaatgTTAGGAGGAACCATTTCGTACGTTCGGTCAAATCTgcactttcaaaaaaaaattgagtcaAATTTAACCTATATATGATGTTTCacctaatatttttcaatatatatacatactaaATTTATCGGTTAACAGAGTCTATTGGACATTGGAGATTAAAAACCGAAACCATTAgtgattatttttaaaaataaaaatcatgcattAATTTATCGATTTCGATTAATCTAATTATCAATTTGTTTTCGATTAATCTAATTTTTGCATCTACTCAATAAAAATCTTAGCTCCTATAGTTCCACCACTAATAAGATGACAAATAAAACTTGAGAGAATAGGATAatgattttaaatattaatctcattTTCAAGTTAACAAATTTTATCTctcatcaataataataataaataaataaatgtagtGTGAATCTTGTCAAGAAATCTTCAATTGTCATATGAAATAATCTTCTTCTACCTTCTTGTTTTTGGAACCATATCGAAATAACAGTGTTATTGATTTGAGCAGAGTAATAGAACAATATTGCTTCCATTTCTGGATAACATATATACTTGTCTTGTCTTACTATAACAAGTTTTCTTTTCTTATATACCACAAcacaaatcatttttttttataacatgtTTCATTTGCATATATTTCACATACATAGTCAAAACATTTTTTCCTAAGAACATCTCTATTCCTTTGTATATTCAATTAAAAAGGATTATTAATACTTATGTGGCATTTATGATAATTTTAGcaatcttatttatttaataagagacaaaataaattattagaccaaaaaataaaattaaaatattaaaatatggaAGTACTGCACCCTAGTAAGTAAGTACTAGTGTACACACAAGATAATAAGGACAAGCGGACCAGAGAGCAAAACCATAACCCAATCAGTACACAACAGTACAAAGGGTACACTAAAACCCCAATTACTCCAGTTTTACCCTTTACTATTCATTAAATACCCCCTATTATCTCCCTTCTCTTTTATATTTGTCGGCAGCCAATTTACTCAGGGGGATTGCATACTTTACAGCTAGACTATATGTTACGTCATTTCAGCCCTCCGATTCAGCCGAATCCAACGGCGATTGTTTTTCCTTTGGGACCCACTTCTCCAGCCGTATATCACGGTTGTCCTACCTGTCTCTTTCTCTCTTAGCTGTCTCcaatcattttcttttttaactctaaataaaaataataaacattcTCTCTTTCACCAGAAATTAAATACTTGCTTTTAATGTTTAAccagaaataaataaataaataatcggTGCTATAATTGATAATTATATCCCATTAAATAAGCTAATgatgaaaaataattaatcagaaAATTTTTACTTTCCATTTACAATCACAAAATGATACAAAAGGCTAATTAATTAATGAGGATTTAACCCCAAGAAAAGAATATTGtgtctcttctttttcttttgttttcttttaccacccattttttttgtttgggagaaagaaagggaaaaaataaaattaatttacaGCCTTTCCATGATTATAGCCGTAATACGAGAGATACCATTTAACAAACTTCTTCAATCCGGTTTGTAAATCGGTTGTCGGTTTATACCCGATTTCTCTTTGGGCCAAGCTAATATTCGCGTGAGTAAATGGTACGTCGCCGTTTCCTGGCATATCCAGGATATTCCTCTTCGCCTTCATCTTCAAATTCCTCTCCAGTATGTTCACAAGTGCCGGAACAGTTACCGGTGATGTATTACCCAAATTGAATATCCGATACGGTGCGGGTCCTCTCTTTTTACCGCCCGACCCGGTACTCTTTCCCGAGGTATCCAATGAACCGAGACAACCTTTCACTATATCATCAATGTAGGTGAAATCACGAGCAAGATCAACCCGGTTCTTGCCCCGATATACCGTTATCGGTTTCCCTTGCAGGATATTTCGGGTGAAGGAGAAGTAAGCCATGTCGGGTCTGCCCCATGGGCCATAGACAGTGAAAAATCTCAACCCGGTGATTGATAAACCGTAAATGTGATTGTATGTGTGGGTGATTTCCTCACCTGCCTTTTTCGTTGCGGCGTAGAGACTCGCCGGCTGGTCGGTGCGATCAGATTCCGAGAACGGGACCTTGTCGTTCAAACCATAAACAGAGCTCGAAGAAGCCCAAACCAAAGCCGGCTGAGGACTAGCCGATTTGATAACCTCGAGAAGCGTGACTAAACCGGCTATGTTGGAATGAACATAGGAATTGGGATTTTCCATGGCGTATCTGACTCCGGCTTGAGCCGCTAAGTGCATAACGTGAGTAAAAGCGACGACATCGAATAGCTTGGCTAAGAGCTGCGAGTCGTTTAAATCGCCTTCAACGATAAAGATTCCATGGTCAGAAAGAAGAGACTTACGAGCTTTCTTTAAAGACGGATCGTAATAATTGTTAAAATTATCAAGCCCAACGACGCCGTCTCCTCTTTTCTTCAAAGCCAAAGACACGTGCGAACCGACGAAACCAGCAGCTCCGGTGACAAGAACCGACATACCGCCATTCCGGTGGATCTGAGCGGAATTCCGGACTTGTTTCTCCCATTGAATCCCTCCCCACGAAGCCGAAAAGTACTTGCTACCGGAATCAATAAAGCTCTGGAAACTCAAATAAGAAGCCGTCAACGCAATTAAGAACAAAGCCCATAAAAACAAGGTGCTAGTGGACGCAAAACACCGGTGAAACTGCCGATTACCCCGGTCAATCTTGAATTTTCCGGGAGTAGAAGGAAAAAGCTCCTCCTGCAGAGAGGGCATAATTGCTCAATTCAgattttcctctttctttcttgGTTTGAAAGGATTAATACAGAAAAGCCAGTGAAATCGATTGAAAAAAGGCTTTAGAGATGATAATTGGGGGTttgaagagaagaaagaaaaaggaaaaataaaaagcGAACAGATGCAGAGAAAATAATGGGAGATTGATTTTTCTGCACCTGCCCAAAAACGTAAAGAATGGGAGGGATATATATAGTGGTTAATCTAGAACAGAAAAAGACAGACAGGCCTACGCGTGAACGCGTTGAAGAACAAGGACGGCCAGCTTGGGTTGGGAGGGAAGGAGGAGAGAGGAAAATCTATTATAAAACTAACAAATTTAActcaataatttattaattaatctaTTCCGCGAAAGTAACCGTGCCACGGACTGGATGACGAATTACGCAAGAAGTTTATCTCTAGATCTTTAGGTGCCGCTGCAGACATTCTGAATATCTTATTTTCTGATATTGGTGGTACTTGTCTTTCTAAGATAACTAGCATCATTTAGTTTGTTCTTTGTTGTGTTCGATTTCGTCCctccattaagataaaaaaaaaaaaattaatctattagaattttattttttaaaaaataataataataaaaaaaagaaatatggtCATTTGTCCTTCAATGGTCTTCTATCTTTATGCTAATCCAAATCTCACTTTCTTTATGAaactgaaaaaaataaaaaataaaatggaaatCCTAAAAGAAGGTAGAGTCTGGACATTCTTTACCAAATTAAAACATATGATTCTATTTGTTTGATGAGTCCTTTGATTTAGGTGAGTACATTAAATACAGTTAGATGTTAGTGGCTT comes from Euphorbia lathyris chromosome 8, ddEupLath1.1, whole genome shotgun sequence and encodes:
- the LOC136202341 gene encoding UDP-glucuronate 4-epimerase 1 gives rise to the protein MPSLQEELFPSTPGKFKIDRGNRQFHRCFASTSTLFLWALFLIALTASYLSFQSFIDSGSKYFSASWGGIQWEKQVRNSAQIHRNGGMSVLVTGAAGFVGSHVSLALKKRGDGVVGLDNFNNYYDPSLKKARKSLLSDHGIFIVEGDLNDSQLLAKLFDVVAFTHVMHLAAQAGVRYAMENPNSYVHSNIAGLVTLLEVIKSASPQPALVWASSSSVYGLNDKVPFSESDRTDQPASLYAATKKAGEEITHTYNHIYGLSITGLRFFTVYGPWGRPDMAYFSFTRNILQGKPITVYRGKNRVDLARDFTYIDDIVKGCLGSLDTSGKSTGSGGKKRGPAPYRIFNLGNTSPVTVPALVNILERNLKMKAKRNILDMPGNGDVPFTHANISLAQREIGYKPTTDLQTGLKKFVKWYLSYYGYNHGKAVN